Genomic DNA from Nitratidesulfovibrio vulgaris str. Hildenborough:
GAAAGCGGCAACATCCTCTACAAGTCGCTCACCACGCTGGCGCATGTGGAGATGGCGGGCATCCTCACCGGAACGACGGCCCCCGTGGTGGTGCCCTCCCGCGGTGACAGCAGGCGCAGCAAGCTGCTTTCGCTGGCCCTCGCCGCTTATGTCGCCATGGAGTGCCGGCTGTGAGCGCCTCGCAACGGCATGACCGGGGGGCCGAGCGCATCCTGGTCATCAATCCCGGTTCGACCACGACCAAGGTGGCCCTCTTCGAGGGCGAAGTGCCGTTGTTCGACGAGACCGTCGAACATGGCAAGGAGTCGTTGCGTGCCTTTCCCGCAGTGACCGACCAGTTCGCCTTCCGGCTGCGTGCGGTGAAGGACGTGCTGGAACACCACGGCGTTCTCGACACGCCGCTGGACGCCGTGGCAGGGCGGGGCGGGCTGCTGGCCCCCATGCAGGGTGGCACGTGGCGCGTCGGGCCAGCCATGCTGGCGACGCTTGCAGAGGCGCGCCATGGCGAGCATCCGTGCAACCTCGGTGCGGCGCTGGCGAGGCATTTCGCCGACCTGCATGGTGTCGAGGCCTACATCGTCGACCCCGTGGTGACGGATGAGATGGATGACGTGGCCCGGTACACCGGTCTGCCGCAGATACGTCGGCGTAGCGTCTTCCATGCGCTCAGCCATCGCGCTGCGGCGCGTGTGGCAGCGTCGAGGTGCGGTGTCGCCTATGAAGAGGGGCGCTTCCTCGTGGCCCATATGGGTGGCGGGGTCTCGGTGGCGGCGCATCGCTGCGGGCGTATCGTCGACGTGGTCAACGCCCTCGACGGCGATGGTCCCATCACCGCCGAACGCACCGGGCGATTGCCCGTGCTGCCGGTTCTCGACCTGATAGAGCGCGGTCTGCAGACCTTCGAATCCATGCGGCGCATCGTGCTGCGTGAGGGCGGGCTGTGGGCGCATTGCGGCACCAACGACCTGCGCGAGGTCGAACGGCGCATGGAGACCGGGGATGCTGCCGCCGCCGCGATTTTCGACGCTCTCGCCTATACCATCGCCAAGGAACTCGCTTCGCTGGCGCCCGCCGTCCTCGGTACGGCGCGAGGAGGCGTCACTACGGTCACCGCAGTGGTGCTCACCGGGGGCATGGCTCGCAGTGTGCGTCTGACATCACGCCTCGAAGCCCATCTCGGCTGGCTTGGGCCGATGGTGGTTCTGCCCGACGTGGAGGAGATGCGCGCGCTGACACAGGGTGTGCTTCGCGTCCTGCGAGGTGAGGAAGTGGCGAAGGAATACGTCTGAGAGGTCTCCATGGCT
This window encodes:
- the buk gene encoding butyrate kinase, giving the protein MSASQRHDRGAERILVINPGSTTTKVALFEGEVPLFDETVEHGKESLRAFPAVTDQFAFRLRAVKDVLEHHGVLDTPLDAVAGRGGLLAPMQGGTWRVGPAMLATLAEARHGEHPCNLGAALARHFADLHGVEAYIVDPVVTDEMDDVARYTGLPQIRRRSVFHALSHRAAARVAASRCGVAYEEGRFLVAHMGGGVSVAAHRCGRIVDVVNALDGDGPITAERTGRLPVLPVLDLIERGLQTFESMRRIVLREGGLWAHCGTNDLREVERRMETGDAAAAAIFDALAYTIAKELASLAPAVLGTARGGVTTVTAVVLTGGMARSVRLTSRLEAHLGWLGPMVVLPDVEEMRALTQGVLRVLRGEEVAKEYV